Sequence from the Anaerolineae bacterium genome:
TGCGATGCTGGCAAAGTCAGCATCCGCGTCTTCCCCGACGTCTTCCAGATCATCGCCACCGAGCTGTCCATCGGCGCCTTGGACGGCCTGCCCCTGCTCACCATCCGCGACCCGGCCATGCGCGGCTGGCGCCTGGTCGTGAAGCGCGCCATGGACATCATCATCAGCGCGCTGGGGCTGATCTTCCTCTCTCCCATGATGCTGTTGACCGCCCTGCTGATCAAGCTGGACTCACCCGGCCCAGTCTTCTATTACCAGGAGCGTATGGGGCTGGACGCCCGACCCTTCTGGATGATCAAATACCGCTCCATGCGCCAGGACGCAGAAAAGGACGGCCCTGGCTGGACCAGGGAGAATGACCCGCGGCGCACCCGTCTGGGCGCCATCATCCGCCGGCTCTCCATTGACGAACTGCCCCAGCTCATTAACGTCCTGCTGGGCGACATGAGCCTGGTGGGGCCGCGGCCCGAGCGCCCCATCTACGTGGAGCAGTTCCGCCGCAGTATCCCACGCTATATGGACCGCCACCGGGAGAAGGCCGGCATCACCGGCTGGGCACAGGTCAACGGCCTGCGCGGCGACACCTCCATTGCCGAGCGTACCAAGTACGACCTCTGGTACATCGAGAACTGGTCGCTCATGCTGGACATCAAGATACTGATCCGCACAGTGCTGAAGATCTTCACCGACCGGCAGGCGTATTAACGGCCGGCCAGGCCCATGTTGGCAAAGCCGGCAAATTGCGGTATAATGCCCCCTGCAAATCCGCGAGGTAAAGGGAACACTGCATGGAAATTACCTGGTTGGGTCACGCCTGCTGTCGCATCCGCGAGTCGGGCGTCACGATCATCACCGATCCATACGATGAGACCACAGGCTATACACTGCCGCGCCTGAAGGCCGATATCGTCACCATCAGCCATGATGACCCCCATCATGCCTACGCCAAGGCATGTAAGGGGAACCCCTTCATCATCGCCGGCCCGGGCGAGTACGAGATCAAAGGGGTGTTCATCACCGGCATCGCCACCTTCCACGATAAAAAGCAGGGAAGCCAGCGCGGCCCCAACACCGTGTACCTCTACGAGTTCAACGGCCTGAGCGTGTGCCACCTGGGAGACCTGGGACACGTGCCCACCCAAGCACAGATCGAAGCCCTGGGACATATCGACATCCTTCTGGTGCCCGTAGGAGGACATCAGTGCCTGAAGGCCGCGGAGGCGGCGGAGGTCATCAGCTTGCTGGAGCCGCGCATCGTGGTGCCCATCCATTACAAGACGAAGTTCACCACCCTGCCGCTCGCCGGCCTGGATGTCTTCCTGAAAGAGGTGGGCATCTCCATGCCCGAGCCGCTGGACGTGCTCAAGGTCACGCCGGCCAGCCTGCCGGAAGAAACCCAGATCGTGGTGCTGAATCCCCGACAGGACTGAGCCGGCGCGATACTTCGCCGGCCGTATTACCAGGAGGGCGTTCATGCGACTGCTCAAGCATCCGCCGATTGTGCCCCTGTTGGTAGGCCTGATGGCCTTGCTCGCGGTACTGTCCGCTTGCTCGGGCACGACGCCGGCCTCCGGCGATGCCGCCGCCTACCTGGAGTCCGGCCGGCAGGCCCAACAGGCCGGCGACCTGGCCGGCGCCGAAAAGAACCTGCGCCAGGCCATCGAGCTGAACCCCAACCTCGCCGAAGCCCACTTTATATTGGGCAATGTCCTCGCCGACCAGGGCCGCTTCGCCGAAGCCGCGTCCGAATATGAGACCGCGGTGCGGCTCAACCCCCAGAACCCGGACGCCCTTTCCAACCTGGCCGTCGCCTATGCCCATATGGGCAGATGGGACGATGCCATCACCCAGTTGAAGAAAGCCATCACCCTCCAACCCAACGATGCCGAACTTCATTATAACCTCGGCAGTATCTACGCCCAGACGAACCGTTTTCAGGAGGCCCTGCCCGAGCTGGAGAAGGCCCGCGAGCTGAACCCGGAGCTGGCCGAAGCGTACCTGGCGCTGGGCTACACCTATCAGGGGTTGGGCAGGAACGAAGAGGCCATCCAGGCCCTGGAGACGTTCCTTGCCAAAAGCCAAGATCCCCAGTGGCGCGCTACCGCAGAAGACCTGTTGAACCAACTGCGAGGTACACCGTGAACTACATCAAGACCGTCTTC
This genomic interval carries:
- a CDS encoding undecaprenyl-phosphate glucose phosphotransferase translates to MDTPSRARTTRAEIIFTMTMLLLDVVMNMIAFLLAYRLRLLTEHQNVAPLSDYGGMLALQVVVMLAVFLMFRLYQRPRARSRLDEISAVWSAVTVGVLVTVALTTLLYKEQIDAPRLMVVYDWALAGLLISLGRLIHQQLVRALRARGIGVARVLIIGTTEVGRMIQQKIIHSPALGYRVVGYVTHEENAPKAILGAPVLGRIEDIPRIINEQAVDEVIVAMPEASRREILDILSLCDAGKVSIRVFPDVFQIIATELSIGALDGLPLLTIRDPAMRGWRLVVKRAMDIIISALGLIFLSPMMLLTALLIKLDSPGPVFYYQERMGLDARPFWMIKYRSMRQDAEKDGPGWTRENDPRRTRLGAIIRRLSIDELPQLINVLLGDMSLVGPRPERPIYVEQFRRSIPRYMDRHREKAGITGWAQVNGLRGDTSIAERTKYDLWYIENWSLMLDIKILIRTVLKIFTDRQAY
- a CDS encoding MBL fold metallo-hydrolase, translated to MEITWLGHACCRIRESGVTIITDPYDETTGYTLPRLKADIVTISHDDPHHAYAKACKGNPFIIAGPGEYEIKGVFITGIATFHDKKQGSQRGPNTVYLYEFNGLSVCHLGDLGHVPTQAQIEALGHIDILLVPVGGHQCLKAAEAAEVISLLEPRIVVPIHYKTKFTTLPLAGLDVFLKEVGISMPEPLDVLKVTPASLPEETQIVVLNPRQD
- a CDS encoding tetratricopeptide repeat protein; protein product: MRLLKHPPIVPLLVGLMALLAVLSACSGTTPASGDAAAYLESGRQAQQAGDLAGAEKNLRQAIELNPNLAEAHFILGNVLADQGRFAEAASEYETAVRLNPQNPDALSNLAVAYAHMGRWDDAITQLKKAITLQPNDAELHYNLGSIYAQTNRFQEALPELEKARELNPELAEAYLALGYTYQGLGRNEEAIQALETFLAKSQDPQWRATAEDLLNQLRGTP